A genomic stretch from Bacillus sp. E(2018) includes:
- a CDS encoding potassium channel family protein: MYILQKLMNRLIVINKFGIFSFTFFIVIFSSVVMHLLEPKTFPNWFDALWYVMTTVTTVGYGDYFPVTTAGRIYAIFIFLIGIGIAGLAIGKLVEALGAHRKRKEEGRLTFKGRNHFVIIGWSEKAKYAVSEITETHPNLEVVLIDNLSVTPITHQNVHYIQGDPSIEETLVQANLKEAKSVLVFSDDSIHDSALADGKTLLIVTSVERLTPHIHSTVEIKKEEHIKNFRHAKVDEFVLSHETVSRMAVRSAFSKGITEIYTQLLSHKEGENLFEVPKQAEWVTYKDAFDSLLQQGATLIADGNDLSINKKLNETISEDARLYIICSKDVYESII, translated from the coding sequence GTGTATATTTTACAAAAACTGATGAATAGACTTATCGTTATAAATAAGTTTGGGATCTTTTCATTTACCTTTTTTATCGTTATTTTTTCGTCAGTCGTTATGCATCTTTTAGAGCCAAAAACATTTCCAAACTGGTTTGACGCCCTATGGTATGTAATGACTACCGTTACCACGGTCGGTTATGGCGATTACTTTCCGGTAACCACAGCAGGAAGAATTTATGCGATCTTTATTTTTTTGATCGGTATCGGTATTGCTGGTCTGGCTATTGGGAAACTGGTAGAGGCATTGGGAGCTCACCGTAAACGAAAGGAGGAAGGGAGATTGACTTTTAAAGGAAGAAATCATTTCGTAATTATAGGTTGGTCTGAGAAAGCAAAATATGCTGTTAGTGAAATCACAGAAACACATCCAAACTTAGAAGTCGTTCTTATTGATAATCTGTCTGTTACCCCCATCACCCATCAGAATGTTCATTACATTCAAGGAGATCCATCAATAGAAGAAACGCTTGTACAAGCAAATTTAAAGGAAGCAAAATCTGTCCTAGTATTTTCAGATGATTCGATTCATGATTCAGCTCTTGCTGACGGAAAGACTTTGTTGATCGTAACGTCAGTTGAACGGTTAACTCCTCACATACATAGTACGGTTGAAATCAAAAAAGAGGAACATATTAAAAACTTTAGGCATGCTAAAGTAGATGAGTTTGTATTAAGTCATGAAACAGTTTCACGTATGGCTGTGAGATCCGCCTTTTCTAAAGGGATAACAGAAATATACACACAGCTTCTTTCTCATAAAGAAGGAGAAAATTTATTTGAAGTTCCGAAACAAGCGGAATGGGTAACTTACAAAGACGCTTTTGACAGCTTGTTGCAGCAAGGTGCTACATTAATAGCAGATGGCAACGACCTTTCGATAAATAAAAAATTGAACGAAACAATCTCTGAAGATGCACGTCTCTATATAATCTGCAGCAAAGATGTATACGAGTCGATCATATAG
- the pepV gene encoding dipeptidase PepV produces MNQINWKEQVEMRKKQLMDDTKGLLRIPSLLDEGNAKEGAPFGPEIEKALTYMLDLGKDSGMTVKNVGGYAGHIEIGNGDDIVGVLCHVDVVPPGDGWSVDPFGAEVKDGKIFARGAIDDKGPTMAAFYGMKIIQELKLPLSKRVRMIIGCDEESNWQCVRHYFTKEEMPAIGFAPDADFPIISAEKGIFDVEFRLKNDQEENRGNLQLISFTSGQRLNMVPDYAEANIQGTSLEEVQRSFEAFGQKSGVEYGAQIESDFLTLKIKGKSAHGSTPEMGKNAGLILGEFLNALSFSGNAKAFLRLLDELTGEFTGNKLDIAAEDEASGKLTVNAGILSYNGIEGGKVGLNIRYPVTHDSKKIENTLSTRAKTDDWSMRIIENNPPNYVEENHPLIKTLQKVYEDQTGKKGELMAIGGGTYARSLETGVAFGALFPGREDVAHQKDEHMFVEDLLLASAIYAQAIYELAK; encoded by the coding sequence ATGAATCAGATTAATTGGAAAGAACAAGTTGAGATGAGAAAGAAACAGCTTATGGATGATACAAAAGGGTTATTACGCATTCCTAGTTTACTTGATGAAGGAAACGCAAAAGAAGGAGCCCCTTTTGGCCCCGAGATAGAAAAAGCTTTAACGTATATGTTAGACCTTGGAAAAGACAGTGGAATGACCGTTAAAAATGTAGGCGGATATGCAGGGCACATCGAGATTGGTAACGGAGATGATATCGTAGGTGTTCTTTGCCATGTTGATGTTGTTCCTCCTGGTGATGGGTGGTCTGTTGATCCTTTTGGAGCCGAAGTTAAAGACGGAAAGATTTTCGCGCGTGGTGCGATTGATGATAAAGGACCTACAATGGCAGCTTTTTATGGAATGAAGATTATCCAAGAATTAAAGCTTCCGTTATCCAAAAGGGTACGCATGATCATTGGTTGTGATGAAGAGAGCAACTGGCAATGTGTGAGACATTATTTTACGAAAGAAGAGATGCCGGCGATCGGATTTGCTCCTGATGCAGATTTCCCTATCATCTCTGCTGAAAAAGGAATCTTTGATGTGGAGTTTCGTCTCAAAAACGATCAAGAGGAAAATAGAGGTAACCTTCAACTGATCTCCTTTACATCGGGTCAACGGTTAAATATGGTTCCAGATTATGCTGAAGCCAATATCCAAGGAACCAGTTTAGAGGAAGTACAACGATCTTTTGAAGCATTCGGACAAAAATCTGGAGTAGAATACGGTGCACAAATCGAAAGTGATTTTCTAACCCTGAAAATTAAAGGGAAATCAGCACACGGAAGTACACCTGAAATGGGGAAAAATGCAGGACTTATACTAGGCGAATTTTTGAACGCTCTTTCGTTCTCTGGCAACGCAAAAGCTTTTCTCCGCTTATTGGACGAGCTTACTGGTGAATTCACAGGGAATAAGCTAGATATCGCTGCAGAAGATGAGGCAAGCGGTAAGCTGACGGTTAATGCTGGAATTCTGTCGTATAACGGTATCGAAGGCGGAAAAGTAGGATTAAACATACGCTATCCGGTTACACATGATAGCAAGAAAATCGAGAATACTTTATCAACAAGAGCTAAAACTGATGATTGGTCGATGAGAATCATTGAAAACAATCCACCAAACTATGTAGAAGAAAACCACCCATTGATTAAGACGCTTCAAAAAGTATACGAAGATCAAACGGGGAAAAAAGGTGAATTGATGGCGATTGGTGGAGGTACTTATGCACGGTCGCTAGAAACAGGAGTTGCTTTCGGTGCACTGTTCCCAGGAAGAGAAGATGTGGCACACCAAAAGGATGAGCACATGTTTGTAGAAGATTTACTTCTCGCTTCTGCCATATATGCACAAGCCATATACGAACTAGCTAAATAG
- a CDS encoding MFS transporter, giving the protein MNKSFDQTSISLKGFYLLSFFGLGSLFPLLGVYFKDSVGLSGTEIGTLMSISPVVMIFAQPLWGVVTDYSRRPRTVLILSLLLTSCLGFSIYLFESYFWLIGILIAFSFMQSALVPVSDSILLNYVQKENKQYGNYRLFGAVGFAIAVFIAGRLADSIGTQVIFYMFTSVLFLCMFFVIKMPKDNQSLRTDLKKGIGQLVKMPSYLVFLSATFLVFGPIFANNFYFGFYIQETGGTLAGVGLAFLIAAGSEAPFMKFAGLTIKRWGMMPIMVFAASVSAVRWTFYFFEPSYQIVLMTTVVQGFSVGLFIPAAMEYVRTYTPVEVRATAVSLYTAVGNGLGSWFCTFVGGVIFDTYTIFYTYLFFGVLSFIGLLMVLILTKMEVQGRILIQRSL; this is encoded by the coding sequence ATGAATAAATCGTTCGATCAAACCTCTATCAGTCTGAAAGGCTTTTACCTATTAAGTTTTTTTGGTCTAGGGAGTTTATTTCCGTTATTGGGTGTTTATTTTAAAGACTCAGTAGGTCTCAGTGGGACAGAAATTGGAACTTTAATGTCCATCAGTCCAGTCGTCATGATCTTTGCTCAGCCTCTATGGGGTGTTGTTACAGATTATTCAAGACGTCCAAGGACTGTTTTAATTCTTTCTTTACTTCTAACATCGTGCTTAGGGTTTAGCATCTATCTTTTTGAGTCTTATTTTTGGTTAATTGGAATACTTATCGCTTTTTCGTTCATGCAGAGTGCTTTAGTTCCCGTTTCAGACAGCATTCTTTTAAATTACGTACAAAAAGAGAACAAGCAATATGGAAATTACAGGCTTTTTGGAGCAGTTGGATTTGCTATAGCCGTTTTTATAGCCGGAAGGCTCGCGGATTCTATAGGGACTCAAGTGATCTTCTATATGTTTACCTCTGTTCTTTTTCTTTGTATGTTCTTTGTAATCAAGATGCCAAAAGATAATCAATCGCTCCGAACGGATCTTAAGAAGGGAATTGGACAATTAGTTAAGATGCCTTCATATCTCGTTTTCCTTTCTGCTACTTTCTTGGTCTTTGGTCCGATTTTTGCTAATAATTTTTATTTTGGCTTTTACATTCAAGAAACAGGTGGAACTCTGGCAGGGGTTGGGCTAGCCTTTTTGATCGCGGCAGGAAGTGAAGCACCATTTATGAAGTTTGCAGGACTCACGATAAAAAGGTGGGGAATGATGCCTATCATGGTCTTTGCAGCGTCTGTATCTGCTGTTCGTTGGACGTTTTATTTCTTTGAACCATCCTATCAAATTGTGCTGATGACAACCGTTGTACAAGGGTTTTCAGTTGGTTTGTTCATTCCGGCAGCGATGGAATATGTGAGAACGTATACACCAGTAGAAGTGCGAGCAACAGCAGTTTCTTTATACACGGCTGTAGGGAATGGATTAGGCTCTTGGTTTTGTACGTTCGTAGGCGGTGTGATTTTTGATACATACACTATCTTTTATACGTATTTATTCTTTGGTGTTCTATCATTTATTGGACTGCTCATGGTCTTAATTCTTACAAAGATGGAAGTGCAAGGTCGAATACTGATTCAACGATCTCTGTAA
- the cysK gene encoding cysteine synthase A — protein sequence MRVVTNIADLIGDTPIVKLNRLPHQEGADVYVKLEYYNPSRSLKDRAAYNMIIDAEQKGLLKEGSTIIEPTSGNTGIGLAMNAAARGYSSIIVMPDTMTEERINLLKAYGAKVVLTPGDEKMPGAIKKARELAEEIPNSYMPMQFENPSNPDAHRGSTAIEIKEAIEELNKPFTAFIAPAGTGGTITGTGEQLKTFFPDLTVHVVEPKGSPVLSGGKPGKHKLVGTSPGFIPPILNQQVYDEIVQVNDEDAYTITRRLASEEGILVGPSSGAAVYAALKIAEKRKKGEIVICMTCDSGERYLSSDLFQFE from the coding sequence ATGAGAGTTGTTACAAATATAGCAGATTTAATCGGTGATACACCTATCGTAAAGTTAAACCGCCTTCCTCATCAAGAGGGAGCCGATGTATATGTGAAACTAGAGTATTACAACCCTAGTCGAAGCCTGAAAGACCGTGCTGCTTATAATATGATAATAGACGCAGAACAAAAAGGGCTCTTAAAAGAAGGTTCTACCATTATCGAACCTACTTCCGGAAATACCGGGATTGGACTCGCTATGAATGCGGCCGCTAGAGGTTATTCTTCCATAATTGTGATGCCTGATACGATGACAGAAGAAAGAATTAATCTCTTAAAAGCGTATGGAGCAAAAGTAGTACTGACTCCCGGTGATGAAAAGATGCCTGGAGCGATTAAAAAGGCACGAGAACTTGCGGAAGAGATTCCAAACAGTTATATGCCTATGCAATTTGAAAACCCTTCAAATCCTGATGCACACAGAGGAAGTACAGCGATTGAGATAAAAGAAGCCATTGAAGAGTTGAACAAGCCCTTTACTGCTTTTATCGCTCCTGCTGGTACAGGAGGAACGATTACTGGAACGGGTGAGCAACTTAAAACGTTTTTTCCGGATCTAACTGTACATGTTGTTGAACCTAAAGGGTCTCCTGTTCTTTCCGGGGGTAAGCCTGGGAAACATAAGCTTGTAGGAACGAGTCCTGGTTTCATCCCACCCATCTTAAATCAACAGGTTTATGATGAGATTGTTCAAGTGAACGATGAGGACGCATATACGATCACGAGACGTCTTGCATCAGAAGAAGGCATCTTGGTCGGTCCATCTTCAGGAGCTGCTGTTTATGCGGCTTTAAAAATTGCGGAGAAACGCAAAAAAGGAGAAATCGTAATCTGTATGACGTGTGATTCAGGAGAACGATATTTATCGAGTGATCTGTTTCAGTTTGAATAA
- the thpR gene encoding RNA 2',3'-cyclic phosphodiesterase — protein sequence MHRHYFLAVKLPDETKIKLAKICNHLKNEHHFKTWVHPDDFHITLAFLGAASSEKIETLHELLNEKMMNKTESDFSLLVNHFGFFGNEQHPRIFWAGVEEESSLYHLQKQVAYACGKVGFQLDKRPYSPHITLARKHIESNLVDSKAWWQRYGENIQFLANEVVLYETHIDNQPKYHVLHSYSI from the coding sequence GTGCATAGACATTATTTTTTAGCAGTCAAACTTCCTGATGAGACGAAAATAAAGCTTGCAAAAATTTGTAACCATTTAAAAAACGAACATCATTTTAAAACGTGGGTACACCCTGATGACTTTCATATCACTCTAGCTTTTCTAGGTGCTGCTTCATCAGAGAAGATTGAAACACTTCATGAGTTACTTAACGAAAAAATGATGAATAAAACAGAAAGCGATTTTTCTCTTTTAGTAAACCATTTCGGTTTTTTTGGAAATGAACAACATCCAAGAATCTTTTGGGCAGGTGTTGAAGAAGAAAGCAGTTTATATCATCTACAAAAACAAGTGGCTTATGCATGTGGAAAGGTAGGTTTTCAACTTGATAAAAGACCATACTCACCGCATATAACGCTTGCACGAAAACATATAGAGTCAAATTTGGTGGATTCTAAAGCGTGGTGGCAACGATATGGTGAAAACATTCAATTCCTAGCAAATGAAGTTGTCCTTTATGAAACCCATATAGACAATCAGCCTAAATACCATGTTTTACACTCTTATTCCATATAG
- a CDS encoding diacylglycerol kinase family protein, with the protein MKKFFFIINANNAKAIHAFEQLKKAMDEEEISYRTFYTEYSGHATEIAKKITYINKDDIKAVIAVGGDGTIHEVLNGMQENQSIPLGFISGGSGNDIVRVLTKDVKGLKKQLLYLKRNRIVKTDSGNIQLVGRSNKIQSFISAVGIGLDGEVAKFTNEAAYKKYLHKLKLGSLAYVFTLFKVLKFYVPDSMEVRIDGQEQVFNNVWLVAVGNMPYYGGGMKICPSAKSNDGILDVCVVHDLSLFKLLVLFVSVFWGGHVNVQGVSQFKGKEIEVITRRSVAIHADGEYKGTTPVCIKVQPGTVSVKV; encoded by the coding sequence ATGAAAAAATTTTTCTTTATCATTAATGCAAACAATGCAAAAGCGATACATGCATTTGAACAATTAAAAAAGGCAATGGACGAAGAAGAGATAAGTTATAGAACGTTTTATACGGAGTATAGCGGTCACGCTACAGAAATTGCGAAGAAAATTACATACATAAACAAAGATGATATTAAAGCTGTTATTGCTGTGGGTGGGGATGGTACGATTCACGAGGTTTTAAACGGTATGCAAGAAAATCAGAGCATCCCTTTAGGGTTTATCTCTGGAGGATCAGGCAATGATATCGTCCGGGTCTTAACGAAAGATGTTAAAGGGTTAAAGAAACAACTTCTTTATCTGAAACGCAATCGCATTGTAAAGACGGATTCTGGTAATATTCAGCTGGTAGGACGAAGCAATAAAATTCAGTCATTTATTAGTGCAGTTGGTATTGGTTTAGATGGGGAAGTGGCAAAGTTTACAAATGAAGCAGCGTACAAAAAGTACTTACATAAGCTTAAATTAGGTTCACTTGCATATGTTTTTACATTGTTTAAGGTTTTAAAGTTCTATGTACCTGATTCTATGGAAGTTAGAATAGATGGACAAGAACAAGTGTTTAACAACGTCTGGCTTGTAGCTGTGGGTAACATGCCCTATTATGGAGGGGGTATGAAAATATGTCCATCAGCCAAGAGCAATGATGGAATTTTAGATGTTTGTGTTGTACATGATCTATCACTTTTTAAACTCTTAGTGCTATTTGTTTCTGTATTTTGGGGTGGTCATGTTAACGTTCAAGGAGTTTCACAGTTTAAAGGGAAAGAAATTGAAGTAATAACACGTAGATCAGTAGCGATCCATGCCGATGGTGAGTATAAAGGAACCACTCCGGTTTGTATTAAAGTTCAACCAGGTACGGTTTCAGTTAAGGTATAA
- the pulA gene encoding type I pullulanase, with protein MKVDHISISAYMDDFSMITIVVNKPFPIIPSLSLVDDKKETQPLTIDKQEYYDDLVIYKCRTRIPIDLKNQYWVTFNESRISLMIGSIVRTEKFDSLYYDDTNLGAIYTPESTTFKVWSPVAFAMLVKYKPRQSDSFIEQKMSRTENGVWQVTLEGDHHLTEYMFVVNVNHEWIETTDPYSKSVTANGVHSVVIHLPETDPEGWNRSEKKINLRSKTDSIIYEVHVRDLTIHSDSGVRNKGKYLGLTEVGTKTSNGFHTGLNYLKSLGITHVQLLPVADFGSVDETNPDSAYNWGYDPVHFLSPEGSYASNPYDPSCRIKELKCLIQTLQQNGLSVILDVVYNHVFKREESPFEKLVPGYYFRYDEGGNPVNGTGVGNDTASERKMMRKFILDALTYWMSEFKVDGFRFDLMGIHDVDTMNQAAEKLKLLNPGVFLLGEGWELNTNLEPEKKATLSSAKKLPAFSFFNDKFRDQVKGSIFPDGQSGYINGNNDERIKQQMKQVMRGYAGQHDTFSKAEQSINYSECHDNHTLFDLLSIRHPFEDEFMRRKRQQLALAFTIFAQGVPFIHAGQECFRTKKGEENSYNLPDSINAFDWNRCESFYKEVDYFKQLIRIRKTQPIFHESSVEPSEWIVPDGGLGFKLQLPTTDIKTDASYWRSVLLLFNQTTKPILLPLEENRWTIAIEDEKHDNQILNKGMYKLEPLSFSLLYSV; from the coding sequence ATGAAAGTTGATCATATTTCGATTTCTGCATATATGGATGATTTTTCTATGATAACGATTGTAGTGAATAAGCCCTTTCCGATCATTCCGTCACTTTCATTGGTAGATGATAAGAAGGAAACCCAGCCATTAACCATTGATAAACAAGAATATTATGATGATCTAGTGATCTATAAATGCAGAACGAGAATACCGATTGATTTGAAAAATCAATATTGGGTTACTTTTAACGAATCAAGGATCTCTTTAATGATTGGTAGCATCGTTCGCACAGAAAAGTTCGACAGCCTCTATTATGATGATACGAATCTTGGAGCGATTTACACACCTGAAAGTACAACGTTTAAAGTTTGGTCACCTGTAGCCTTTGCAATGCTTGTAAAGTATAAACCTCGCCAATCTGACTCTTTTATAGAACAAAAAATGTCGCGGACTGAAAATGGAGTTTGGCAAGTTACACTTGAAGGAGATCACCATCTTACAGAATATATGTTTGTTGTAAACGTAAACCATGAATGGATAGAAACAACAGACCCATATTCTAAGTCTGTTACTGCAAATGGTGTACATTCTGTCGTCATCCATCTTCCTGAAACAGATCCTGAAGGATGGAATCGATCCGAAAAAAAGATAAATCTTCGTTCGAAAACTGACAGTATTATATATGAAGTTCACGTTCGAGATTTAACGATTCATTCAGATAGTGGTGTCCGGAATAAAGGTAAATATTTAGGACTAACAGAAGTAGGAACAAAAACATCCAATGGTTTTCATACCGGATTGAATTATTTGAAAAGTCTAGGGATCACTCATGTTCAATTGTTGCCCGTTGCAGACTTCGGAAGTGTAGATGAGACAAATCCTGATTCAGCATATAACTGGGGTTATGACCCGGTTCATTTCCTATCCCCTGAAGGCTCGTATGCATCAAACCCTTATGATCCAAGCTGTAGAATAAAAGAATTAAAATGTTTGATACAAACTCTTCAACAAAATGGGCTCTCTGTGATTTTAGATGTGGTATACAACCACGTATTTAAAAGAGAGGAATCACCATTTGAAAAGCTCGTCCCTGGCTATTACTTTCGTTATGATGAAGGCGGAAATCCAGTTAATGGAACGGGTGTTGGAAATGATACAGCATCTGAAAGAAAAATGATGCGAAAGTTCATTTTAGACGCGTTAACGTATTGGATGAGTGAATTTAAAGTGGATGGATTCCGCTTCGATCTAATGGGGATTCATGATGTTGACACGATGAACCAAGCAGCTGAAAAACTTAAATTATTGAATCCTGGCGTATTCTTACTTGGGGAAGGTTGGGAGTTAAATACGAATTTAGAACCAGAGAAAAAAGCTACTCTGTCATCTGCTAAAAAGCTGCCTGCCTTTTCATTTTTTAATGATAAGTTTCGGGACCAGGTGAAGGGAAGCATCTTTCCTGATGGTCAGAGTGGGTATATAAATGGTAATAATGATGAACGGATCAAACAGCAAATGAAGCAAGTGATGAGGGGTTATGCAGGTCAGCATGATACGTTTAGTAAAGCTGAGCAAAGCATTAATTATTCAGAATGTCACGATAATCACACATTGTTTGACCTATTGTCAATTCGACATCCCTTTGAAGATGAATTCATGCGAAGAAAAAGGCAGCAGCTTGCTTTAGCGTTTACCATTTTTGCGCAGGGAGTTCCATTTATACATGCAGGGCAAGAATGTTTTCGAACGAAGAAAGGTGAAGAGAACAGCTATAATCTCCCGGATTCCATCAATGCGTTTGATTGGAACCGATGCGAATCTTTTTACAAAGAAGTGGATTATTTCAAACAGTTAATTCGAATAAGAAAAACACAGCCAATCTTCCATGAAAGTTCAGTTGAACCTTCGGAATGGATCGTCCCAGATGGCGGTCTAGGATTTAAGTTGCAGCTTCCAACTACCGATATAAAAACGGATGCTTCCTATTGGAGAAGTGTTTTATTGCTTTTTAACCAAACGACTAAACCGATTTTACTCCCGTTAGAAGAAAACAGATGGACGATCGCGATTGAGGATGAAAAACACGATAATCAAATTTTAAACAAAGGTATGTACAAATTAGAACCGTTATCTTTTTCTTTGTTATATTCTGTTTAG
- a CDS encoding phosphotransferase family protein: MEQILGEDWQVSPAGGATGEAYIAEYGNQKLFLKRNSSPFLAVLSAEGIVPKLLWTKRLGNGDVITAQQWLNGRELKAADMKSENVAELLAKIHRSQELLGMMNRLEKKRLTPVDLLNDIQLQMRKEKDYLEIINDSFAYLMETASEVEVDNLVVCHCDVNHNNWLLSESDELYLIDWDGAMIADPALDLGMLLYSYIPYEKWEEWLEIYGETLDDDLERRMHWYVLAQTISSFFWYKEKGQSKETAHFAESIKKLAGSI; encoded by the coding sequence TTGGAACAGATTTTGGGAGAAGATTGGCAGGTTTCCCCTGCTGGCGGAGCAACGGGAGAAGCGTATATAGCTGAATATGGGAACCAAAAACTGTTTTTAAAGCGTAATTCCTCTCCGTTTTTAGCTGTTCTTTCTGCAGAAGGAATTGTGCCTAAACTTTTATGGACAAAAAGGTTAGGTAATGGAGATGTAATCACAGCTCAACAATGGCTGAACGGACGTGAACTGAAAGCAGCAGATATGAAAAGTGAGAATGTAGCAGAGCTTCTGGCAAAAATTCACCGATCTCAAGAACTGCTTGGCATGATGAATCGCCTTGAGAAAAAAAGATTAACGCCTGTTGACCTTTTAAACGATATACAATTGCAGATGCGTAAAGAAAAAGATTATCTAGAGATTATCAATGATTCTTTTGCTTATTTGATGGAGACTGCCTCTGAGGTAGAAGTTGATAACTTAGTCGTCTGTCATTGTGATGTGAATCATAACAATTGGCTGTTAAGTGAATCAGATGAATTATACTTAATTGATTGGGACGGGGCAATGATCGCTGATCCTGCTCTTGATCTTGGAATGCTTCTCTATAGCTATATTCCTTACGAAAAGTGGGAAGAATGGCTTGAAATATATGGTGAAACCCTTGATGATGATTTAGAAAGAAGAATGCATTGGTATGTTTTGGCACAAACGATAAGCTCTTTTTTCTGGTATAAAGAAAAAGGTCAGTCTAAAGAGACTGCCCATTTTGCAGAAAGTATTAAAAAACTAGCAGGTTCTATCTAA
- a CDS encoding YtzH-like family protein, whose amino-acid sequence MPLNHNDQLHIIRDLLQDHYTDCAGSPSECAQLERLAAHLMENGAVHEEVRNILSNINEYSHTGFSHQHLEDHITNHRPHLESWINTIQTHHPY is encoded by the coding sequence ATGCCATTAAATCACAACGATCAATTGCATATCATTAGAGATCTTCTTCAAGACCATTATACTGATTGTGCTGGTTCACCATCCGAATGTGCTCAACTAGAACGTCTTGCTGCACATTTAATGGAGAACGGCGCCGTTCATGAAGAAGTACGAAACATCTTGTCCAACATTAATGAATATAGCCACACCGGGTTTTCACACCAGCATCTAGAAGATCATATTACGAATCATCGCCCACACTTGGAATCATGGATCAACACGATTCAGACACATCATCCATATTAA
- the trmB gene encoding tRNA (guanosine(46)-N7)-methyltransferase TrmB translates to MRQRFKPWAKEKLIENPKYVSVEPEKMKGKWHTFFGNDNPIHIEVGTGKGQFINGMGKQNPSINYLGMELYDSIIITALDRILEDEKQNVKLIRADATHLLDYFEPGEIERVYLNFSDPWPKSKHAKRRLTHESFLKRYETVLKQPGEIHFKTDNQGLFEYSLHSMSTYGMFFNQVSLDLHKSDMEDNVMTEYEEKFSEKGYRIYRMEAQFRS, encoded by the coding sequence ATGCGTCAACGATTTAAACCTTGGGCTAAAGAAAAATTAATTGAAAATCCTAAATACGTTTCAGTTGAACCTGAAAAGATGAAAGGGAAGTGGCATACTTTTTTTGGTAATGACAATCCCATTCATATTGAAGTTGGAACAGGAAAGGGACAATTTATTAATGGGATGGGTAAACAGAATCCTTCAATAAATTATTTAGGCATGGAGCTTTACGACAGCATCATCATCACTGCGCTTGATCGTATACTTGAGGACGAGAAACAGAATGTTAAATTGATCAGAGCAGATGCAACGCACTTGTTGGATTACTTTGAGCCGGGTGAAATTGAGCGTGTTTACCTCAACTTTTCAGATCCTTGGCCAAAATCCAAACATGCAAAAAGAAGATTAACACATGAAAGCTTTCTTAAGAGGTATGAGACGGTATTAAAACAGCCTGGTGAAATTCACTTCAAGACTGATAATCAAGGGTTGTTTGAATATTCACTTCATAGTATGTCGACCTATGGTATGTTCTTTAACCAAGTAAGTCTTGATCTTCATAAAAGTGATATGGAAGATAACGTTATGACAGAATATGAAGAGAAATTCTCTGAAAAAGGATATCGAATTTATCGAATGGAAGCACAATTCCGTTCTTAA
- a CDS encoding MBL fold metallo-hydrolase yields MDQWKIGTKTLTWLDGGVTHMDGGAMFGVVPKPLWERKYPVNEKNQIELRTEPILVQGFEGKNILIESGIGFGKLTEKQKRNYGVTEESLIEKSLEKEGLTTADIDIILMTHMHFDHASGLTRWEDDQLVPVFENAVICTSETEWNELKNPNIRSQNTYWKENWEPIQKQVKTFKVEIEVIKGIKMVHTGGHSDGHSLIELTIENGEKIYHIGDIMPTHAHHNPLWVLAYDDYPMTSISQKQRWIKPDTWYFFYHDCIYRAVKWDENGELLERVPRSPKM; encoded by the coding sequence ATGGATCAGTGGAAAATTGGTACGAAGACATTAACATGGTTGGATGGCGGGGTCACGCACATGGACGGCGGTGCTATGTTTGGAGTCGTTCCTAAACCTCTATGGGAAAGAAAATATCCTGTTAATGAGAAGAATCAAATTGAACTTAGAACTGAACCCATCCTTGTCCAAGGTTTTGAAGGAAAGAACATATTGATCGAGTCTGGAATCGGTTTTGGGAAATTAACCGAAAAACAAAAAAGAAATTATGGAGTAACCGAAGAGTCGCTTATTGAAAAAAGTTTAGAAAAAGAAGGTTTAACAACAGCTGATATTGATATTATTCTAATGACTCATATGCATTTTGATCATGCCTCTGGCTTAACGAGATGGGAAGATGATCAGTTAGTACCTGTTTTTGAAAACGCTGTTATTTGCACTTCTGAAACAGAATGGAATGAGCTAAAGAATCCAAATATCAGGTCTCAGAATACATATTGGAAAGAAAATTGGGAACCTATTCAAAAACAAGTTAAGACGTTTAAAGTAGAGATTGAGGTTATAAAAGGGATCAAAATGGTTCATACAGGTGGTCACAGTGATGGTCATTCACTGATCGAACTGACAATAGAGAATGGTGAAAAAATCTATCACATCGGTGATATCATGCCTACTCATGCCCATCATAATCCATTATGGGTACTGGCTTATGATGATTATCCTATGACTTCAATCTCTCAAAAACAAAGATGGATTAAGCCTGACACATGGTATTTCTTTTATCATGATTGTATTTATCGTGCTGTTAAGTGGGATGAGAACGGTGAATTGTTAGAAAGAGTACCACGCTCACCGAAAATGTAG